taacatctcttattatatattttcacttttcttcctGTTTTTCGCCTgtgtaataatttttcatttaataaaggTATATTTTAGGTATAAGCTAGGAGAGAAAGATAAAGATTTCTCTTTGAGTGGAACGAATCGATTAGATACGTAATGGGTTTTGATTTTGTATCAATATTGGGATGCTTTACATAAACAATTTGCTGATGCTTACCACGTGTCCTCTTTTTTTGGAGCTGTATGTCTTTGGTCTACTTTTTCTTGCTTTAGTTTTCTCTTTTCAGGGACAACCTGATTTGACTCCTTATACTTCTAgtttttcctctcttttctcGTCCAATTTTTTTCATCCCTATATGACCAATACTGTTTCTTCTTGGCCAAACCCAACAAGGCATGCGATTTTCCCTCTAAAGTAACTAGCAGTTTGATAAGTAAATTTTTCAATGTCTAGGTTCACCAGgcatttaagattttaaataatgaatttcatAGGATGTGGAGGGAATTAAGGGCGTGTTGATAATGGAGTGGAAACAGGAAGGAGAAGAGGAAACAGGAGATGCATGATGGGAAATCAAGTGATAAGATAGATCACCTCAGAAGAGTGTCTTTTATGAAACAAAGAAAGTAGTTTAGAGTTTCAAATTTTCGATCAAATGCAGTATGGTGTCAATTTTCATGTGGGTCCGGATATATTctaaatttagaagaaaatagCAAGATGCATATCATGCGCTCATGGACTTATGCAGTGTGGCCCTTTGTTACCATAACCATCCACCATATCCTTTCAATATAGGAACAAGTTGATCTGATATATATCCTTTAGAAAGAATAACATCAGAATAGACAATACTTTTGTTGTGATGTCCAAAATAGGCATTTGGGTATGTAGGaggacaaaaaaattattagagtaGAAAGTAAGATTTTGGTGCAGACAGTCTCGAAATTAAACAGGATAATtttgcatttttctcttttcttccttcctttttcaACTAAACGtctttgtttttagtttcttttgtcAAGTTCAAACGCAGCAAAGAATGTTATGCAATTGGTTTCACGAGATATGAAGTAAGTATAAGCCCCTCAATAATTTTCAACTTTTAGCGTCTGGTGTAATTGGATGAGTGTAATAATCTTTGAAAACAGCATGCCATGTGGACTAAAGTTATTTGTGGGCTGTCAAAAGAGAACGTGCATATGGCATAAAGTTGGAAATACTTAGGTAGTGGACCGGAGTCTTTGAGTTGTAGATAATTGGCCTTTTTATTGGTGCTTCTGTTTGCTTCTTTTAGTACGTATGGCCAGATTTTGGTTGGTGATATCACTAACCACaatctatattatttattatttcataaattagtAGCTCTGTGGTAAGTGCTCTTTGACTAggtatttttatctaatatggAGTTCAACACCTTTGTCACtaaaatattgttaagataTGTGCCTCTCTTAACCTTTTTCGTTGATTCTTGGGACCATGATGATAATGTCGATATTAAGGTTGATGACGCCATTGATAGCGTGAGAAACCATCAACCGctgttaaaaggaaaaatagtacAAAGAGCACCTGGGAAAGGTGGCACACTAAATCCCTGTCTAACCTTAAACAATTGTGATAAAATTCTCAAGTATTAATTTACCTCTCTCATAGGTATCTTGTATATACGGAAGAGGTTAAACTTTAGGGGGGTTTAGGATTTTCAGTATGTTATGTTGATAGTTTGTGTTGCTTTACATGTAATTGTTGCACCTTGATGTTATTTACTTTAATCTAATGTTTTAATCAGTgctcaatattaaaaaaactaagcATATATAATgcttaatttgtttataaatcaATCTTGGACCTTCACTTGTTTGACAATGATCTGGCCAATTTTGCACTGATTCTCTTTTCCGTtcactttgtttctttttctcttttcctcccACTTTTTTAGAATCTCTTGTCTTAGGATGTGTTAGAGAGGTACACGTGTTGGGTAGCTTTACATCCATAAAAACATTTCTCCCGAAAAGTGAACTGTGATGGCAGAAAGGTGTAATGAAATGAAAGTAAATAGCTACATTGATATTATGCAAATCAAAGTGGGAGCTGGTGGCCCAGTCAGCAGTGCCAGCACCAATCTTAGTGGAGACTCACCATAACACTAACATAAGTCAGCTTTTACGAGTCCCACTGCCCTATTTAAGCACGTTCATCCCTCTAATCACCACTTTTTTCAATACTCAACTActtgtttaattaattcaaacatattttcatttactttatccCTATACTTTGTTTGTAGCTTCTTCTgcttcactatttttttatgcaatatGCAACGCTAGCTGTTTACAATATTTTCCCATAAGCCATCGCCTTGGTGCTGTGCATCTTCACTTTTACCCTAGTTTATTCCACTGTCGGTGGAGATATTGTATGAGAGAAGAATGAGATAAGATGATTCATGTTATAGAAAAAGTcaaaaaaacaaatcataaaatctTATATACATTAATATAACTTATGTTCCTTTGAATAAGGACTTTTGGTTGAGGTCTTCAATCTCTCCTTTTATTGTGGATTATCCATTGGTATACTATATGCCCTTTTTCTTACTGAATTTGGaagttgaataatatataattttagccAGAACCCAAACTTATTTGTTGGAAGTACATGTCAATTTGAGATTAGACTCatcttttaacaaaatttataatttgttggaTTTATGGTTTAATATACTGTCAAACTACTAATCTCTGATGTATTtcaattaaacttaaaatctaattttcatattttgtgaatttaagttaaatttaaaatttaattcttaattttgattGATCGtgtacaatttaaatttttaaatcaaaggaaaaaaaggttGTTGGACatcaaatgtttttaaaatttagacaAATGTATATATCCGATAAAAAGACAGAAATAATAAGTGTTGATAGAGTGTttggttatttttatatatattatcactGGGCAATTACTgtgcttttattttttggttattttttgcATGTCCAGTTGGTTTATTCACATAATAGATCTTATCTCCATAATTGGAATGCACAATAATAGAATGAACTTTGTATAGTTTTACGAGTGGGGAATTCTACGATACTAATAAAGTTTAGCCTTGAATCCTGCAGGTGTTAGCCACGTCGATGGTcaaagtgaaaaagatagaccaaacataaaacaaaacctAATCCATTCATACAACACAATACTGGGTCCCAAGGTAAAAGCTGCCTGCATGGACACTGCTAGTGTTCCTACAAAAAGCACAAATCCTTTGAGAAGCAGCTGTTCGAAAGAATGTAGACGTAGCAACAGGGTTAGCTTCTTTGATTGGTTTTACCAATTCAGTGTCCTATTCCAGAGGAGcctcaaagaaagaaaacacgAATCCTTCAACACTCTGAGAGTCTCTCAAGTTATTGCTGCAGCACTATTAGCTGGTCTAATGTGGTGGCATTCAGATTACAGGAACATTCAAGATAGGCTTGGCCTACTCTTCTTCATTTCCATCTTCTGGGGAGTCTTCCCGTCTTTTAACTCAGTATTTGCATTCCCTCAAGAACGTGCCATCTTTATGAAAGAGCGAGCTTCTGGCATGTACAAGTTGTCCTCCTATTTCATGGCTCGAATTGTTGGAGACCTGCCCATGGAGCTTATCCTTCCCACGATTTTCCTTGTTATTACATATTGGATGGGTGGATTAAAGCCAGATTTTTGGGCTTTTGTGTTGACTTTGTTGGTTGTGCTTGGATACGTGATGGTGTCACAGGGTCTTGGACTTGCTTTAGGTGCAGCAATAATGGATGCCAAACAGGCTTCCACAGTGGCAGCAGTGACAATGCTTGCATTTGTGTTGACCGGTGGATACTATGTCCATCAGGTGCCATCCTGCATGGCTTGGATCAAATATATATCCACAACCTTCTACTGTTATAGGCTGCTGACTAGAATCCAATATGAGGATGGCAAGAAGATATCTTATCTATTAGGCTGCGATCACGGTGATAAGGGTGGCTGCAGGTTTGTTGAAGAGGATGTGGTGGACCAAATTGGCACTCTGGGCTGCATTGGGGTGCTGCTTTTCATGTTTGTGTTCTACAGATTATTGGCTTACCTTGCATTGAGGCGCATCAAGAGTTGAAAATTTCTGATTTGGTTCTTTTGGGAAAGCTTGAATTAATGCAGAGAAGGATGGATCAATTTGTTGACTCCTAGTGCAGCAGTGACCACTTTTACACCGGGCCAGTCTGGCTAGTTGATTCGTACTAACTGTAATATGAATGAGAGATTTTCTGTTGTAATTGTAAAGTTAGAGAATCAATTAACAAGCAACAttgaagtgaaagagagaaaagaagtgTAATTGTAGATTTGGATTTCAAATGGCTCTCTAAGTTCATTCTGTATTCGGAATGTTAAGGAAGAAATAAAGACATTTCTTCCtaatggaatatatatatatatatatatatatatatatatatatatatatatatatNNNNNNNNNNNNNNNNNNNNNNNNNNNNNNNNNNNtatatatatatatgtatgtataaataatataatctttCAGGTTTTTTTACGGCTCCTGGCTCatctatttcttttcatttggaAATCGGTAATGGCAATATCAGAAACATCCTTGGTAGTCCAAAACACGTCCACCCACTATTCTCGGAATTTGGAAGCTTCCCAGCCTGTTGTTATGTAGCAGAGGGCTCGGAGTACAGAGTTGGGAGGAAGTCACTCGCCATTAAcaaataatagtataatatacACATTATTTTATCTTCCAACAACCTTTTGTT
This genomic interval from Vigna radiata var. radiata cultivar VC1973A chromosome 8, Vradiata_ver6, whole genome shotgun sequence contains the following:
- the LOC106772647 gene encoding ABC transporter G family member 25, whose translation is MPTPTPNGGEFNLPPKHTPQQSRDIPPFFSSSYPITLKFMDVEYRLKIEDKKKTPGTIKTFFTPCESSPSHQGSSPALPQERLILKGITGIAHPGEILAVLGPSGSGKSTLLNALAGRLHGNALTGTILANSTKLNKSVLRRTGFVTQDDILYPHLTVRETLVFCAMLRLPRTLSRAAKVAAAESAIAELGLRKCEHTIIGNSFIRGVSGGERKRVSIAHEMLVDPSLLILDEPTSGLDSTAAHRLVVTLGSLAKKGKSVITSVHQPSSRVYQMFDKVVLLSEGQCLYFGKGSDAMRYFQSVGFAPSFPMNPADFLLDLANGVSHVDGQSEKDRPNIKQNLIHSYNTILGPKVKAACMDTASVPTKSTNPLRSSCSKECRRSNRVSFFDWFYQFSVLFQRSLKERKHESFNTLRVSQVIAAALLAGLMWWHSDYRNIQDRLGLLFFISIFWGVFPSFNSVFAFPQERAIFMKERASGMYKLSSYFMARIVGDLPMELILPTIFLVITYWMGGLKPDFWAFVLTLLVVLGYVMVSQGLGLALGAAIMDAKQASTVAAVTMLAFVLTGGYYVHQVPSCMAWIKYISTTFYCYRLLTRIQYEDGKKISYLLGCDHGDKGGCRFVEEDVVDQIGTLGCIGVLLFMFVFYRLLAYLALRRIKS